A genomic window from Diospyros lotus cultivar Yz01 chromosome 2, ASM1463336v1, whole genome shotgun sequence includes:
- the LOC127794548 gene encoding casein kinase 1-like protein HD16 yields the protein MPELRSGVRRGRAAKQQPNTNAVEAGEAIATRTRRRRAAAAAPQDDQPVNVNVVAAAEAENKVPEQPLRVGAAGGGAGGIGRGAGREEIADKPMDDYHSGGRSADKAQVGEDEGSTAPLPEKVSVGGSPMYRIERKLGKGGFGQVYVGRRVPGVPSDRTGPGAVEVALKFEHRSSKGCNYGPPYEWQVYTTLGGSHGVPQVHYKGRQGDYYVMVMDMLGPSLWDVWNNSHSMSIEMVACIAIEAISILEKMHSKGYVHGDVKPENFLLGPPGTPDEKKLFLVDLGLATRWRDGSTGLHVEYEQRPDIFRGTVRYASVHAHLGRTGSRRDDLESLAYTLIFLLRGRLPWQGYQGENKSFLVCKKKMATSPESLSCFCPQPFRLFIEYVVNLKFDEEPNYAKYISLFDGIVGPNPDIRPINTDGAQKLIYQVGHKRGRLTMEDEEDEQPKKKVRMGMPATQWISVYNARRPMKQRYHYNVADSRLAQHIEKGNEDGLFISSVASCQNLWALIMDAGTGFSAQVYQLSPYFLHKEWIMEQWEKNYYISAIAGATNGSSLVVMSRGTQYLQQSYKVSDSFPFKWINKKWKEGFYVTSMATSGTRWGVVMSRGAGFSDQVVELDFLYPSEGIHRRWDNGYRITATAATWDQAAFVLSVPRRKPVDETQETLRTSAFPSTHVKEKWGKNLYIASVCYGRTVS from the exons ATGCCGGAGCTGCGTAGTGGAGTGCGCAGGGGCCGGGCAGCGAAGCAGCAGCCGAATACGAACGCGGTAGAAGCAGGCGAAGCGATTGCGACGAGAACTCGTAGGCGGCGAGCAGCGGCAGCAGCTCCCCAGGACGATCAGCCGGTCAATGTAAACGTGGTTGCCGCGGCGGAGGCGGAGAATAAGGTTCCGGAGCAGCCACTCCGTGTAGGCGCCGCCGGTGGTGGTGCTGGTGGTATTGGTCGTGGTGCAGGGAGGGAGGAGATAGCGGATAAACCCATGGATGACTATCATAGTGGCGGCCGGAGTGCCGATAAGGCTCAGGTCGGCGAAGATGAAGGAAGCACTGCCCCGCTTCCTGAAAAG GTTTCAGTTGGTGGCTCACCTATGTATAGGATAGAAAGAAAGCTTGGAAAGGGAGGCTTTGGACAAGTTTATGTAGGTCGTCGTGTGCCTGGTGTTCCTAGTGATAGGACTGGGCCTGGAGCTGTAGAG GTGGCTCTAAAATTTGAGCATCGAAGTAGCAAAGGGTGTAATTATGGGCCACCATATGAATGGCAAGTTTACAC CACCCTTGGTGGCAGTCACGGGGTACCTCAAGTACACTACAAAGGTCGGCAAGGTGACTATTATGTCATG GTTATGGATATGTTGGGACCAAGTTTATGGGATGTTTGGAATAACTCTCACTC GATGTCCATTGAAATGGTGGCATGCATTGCCATTGAAGCAATATCTATATTAGAGAAAATGCACTCCAAAGG GTATGTGCATGGGGATGTAAAACCTGAAAACTTTCTGCTTGGCCCTCCAGGAACTCCAGATGAGAAAAAACTATTCTTGGTTGATCTTGGATTAG CTACTAGATGGCGGGATGGTTCAACTGGTTTGCATGTTGAGTATGAGCAAAGGCCTGATATCTTCAG GGGAACAGTACGCTACGCCAGTGTGCATGCTCATTTAGGTAGAACAGGTAGCAGGAGAGATGATTTGGAATCTCTTGCTTACACCCTTATTTTCCTTCTGCGTGGTCGTCTGCCTTGGCAAGGATACCAG GGTGAGAACAAAAGCTTCCTTGTGTGCAAGAAAAAGATGGCTACATCTCCAGAGTCTCTGTCTTGCTTTTGTCCGCAGCCTTTTAGGTTGTTCATAGAATATGTGGTCAACTTGAAGTTTGACGAGGAGCCTAATTATGCGAAGTATATTTCACTCTTTGATGGGATTGTGGGTCCAAATCCAGATATCAGGCCTATTAACACTGATGGTGCACAGAAG CTTATCTACCAAGTTGGTCATAAGAGAGGCCGGTTAACTATGGAGGATGAGGAAGATGAGCAACCCAAGAAAAAGGTTCGTATGGGGATGCCTGCAACACAATGGATTAGTGTTTACAATGCTCGAAGGCCTATGAAGCAAAG GTATCACTACAATGTGGCAGATTCAAGGCTGGCCCAGCACATTGAGAAAGGAAATGAAGATGGCTTATTTATCAGCAGTGTAGCTTCTTGTCAAAACTTGTGGGCATTAATCATGGATGCAGGAACTGGTTTCAGTGCACAAGTTTATCAGTTATCACCTTATTTTCTGCACAAG GAATGGATAATGGAACAATGGGAAAAGAACTACTATATCAGTGCAATAGCAGGAGCTACTAACGGGAGCTCATTAGTAGTAATGTCGAGGG GTACTCAGTATTTGCAGCAGTCGTATAAAGTTAGCGATTCATTTCCATTTAAGTGGATAAACAAAAAATGGAAAGAGGGCTTTTATGTTACTTCCATGGCCACCTCGGGAACCAGATGGGGAGTTGTTATGTCTCGTGGCGCAGGATTTTCTGATCAG GTTGTTGAACTAGATTTTCTTTACCCTAGTGAGGGCATTCATCGGCGTTGGGATAATGGGTACCGTATTACTGCAACTGCCGCAACCTGGGATCAGGCTGCATTTGTTCTTAGTGTGCCCAGAAGGAAGCCAGTTGATGAAACACAAGAGACTCTGCGGACTTCTGCTTTTCCTAGCACACATGTCAAG GAGAAATGgggaaaaaatctttatattgCGTCTGTTTGTTATGGGCGTACAGTTTCTTGA